A region of Streptomyces sp. WMMC500 DNA encodes the following proteins:
- a CDS encoding cellulose-binding protein, whose protein sequence is MSDTANPFGFEFARRGYDREQVDERITKLVADRDSALSRITSLEKRIEELHLETQNAQAQIADSEPSYAGLGARVEKILRLAEEEAKDLREEARRAADQHRELAESAAQQVRNDAESFAAERKAKAEDEGARIVEKAKGEANSLRADAKKDAQSKREEADSLFEETRAKAAQAAADFETNLAKRREQSERDLASRQAKAEKRLAEIEHRAEQLRLEAEKLRTDAERRARQTVETAQRQSEDIVADANAKAERIRSESERELAALTNRRDSINAQLTNVREMLATLTGAQVAAQAGGADEVEDKPGVPAQQSR, encoded by the coding sequence ATGAGCGACACTGCCAACCCCTTCGGTTTCGAGTTCGCAAGGCGCGGATACGACCGCGAGCAGGTGGACGAACGGATCACCAAGCTCGTAGCCGACCGCGACAGTGCCCTCTCGCGCATCACCTCCCTTGAGAAGCGGATCGAGGAGCTTCACCTCGAGACGCAGAACGCACAGGCGCAGATCGCCGACTCCGAGCCGTCGTACGCCGGCCTCGGTGCCCGGGTGGAGAAGATCCTGCGGCTCGCCGAGGAAGAGGCCAAGGACCTGCGCGAGGAGGCCCGCCGCGCCGCCGACCAGCACCGCGAGCTGGCCGAGTCGGCCGCGCAGCAGGTGCGCAACGACGCCGAGTCGTTCGCCGCCGAGCGCAAGGCCAAGGCCGAGGACGAGGGTGCCCGGATCGTCGAGAAGGCGAAGGGCGAGGCCAACAGTCTGCGCGCGGACGCAAAGAAGGACGCGCAGTCCAAGCGCGAGGAGGCCGACTCCCTCTTCGAGGAGACCCGCGCCAAGGCCGCCCAGGCCGCCGCGGACTTCGAGACCAACCTCGCCAAGCGCCGCGAGCAGTCCGAGCGCGACCTTGCCTCCCGCCAGGCCAAGGCCGAGAAGCGGCTCGCCGAGATCGAGCACCGCGCCGAGCAGCTTCGCCTGGAGGCCGAGAAGCTGCGTACCGACGCCGAGCGCCGCGCCCGGCAGACGGTCGAGACCGCGCAGCGCCAGTCCGAGGACATCGTGGCGGACGCGAACGCCAAGGCCGAGCGGATCCGCAGCGAGTCCGAGCGCGAGCTGGCGGCGCTCACCAACCGCCGCGACAGCATCAACGCCCAGCTCACCAACGTCCGCGAGATGCTGGCGACGCTGACCGGCGCGCAGGTCGCCGCCCAGGCGGGCGGGGCCGACGAGGTCGAGGACAAGCCGGGCGTGCCCGCCCAGCAGTCCCGCTGA